In the genome of Dermacentor silvarum isolate Dsil-2018 chromosome 1, BIME_Dsil_1.4, whole genome shotgun sequence, one region contains:
- the LOC125942618 gene encoding transcription factor Adf-1-like: protein MATISTDELLIDEVRQRPILYDQRLKTHRDSQLRNDAWLEISGVLKRDVAEIQHRWAYLRQKFLRQRKIHSKSGSGAGDVGKQWVLMPHLMFLADAIQCRRTISSMEAAPSLGPVQPALPSCPPESDADNTLTTVEDICSSFFVDSAVESC from the exons ATGGCGACTATCTCAACAGACGAGCTTCTTATCGACGAAGTGCGTCAGAGGCCCATTTTGTACGACCAGCGCCTCAAGACACACCGCGACAGTCAACTGCGGAATGACGCCTGGCTGGAAATATCCGGCGTTCTGAAACGTGACG TCGCAGAGATCCAACATCGATGGGCCTACCTGAGGCAGAAATTCTTACGACAAAGAAAAATCCACAGCAAGTCGGGAAGTGGCGCAGGAGATGTTGGAAAACAGTGGGTCCTGATGCCGCACCTGATGTTCTTGGCAGATGCGATTCAATGTAGAAG AACCATTTCCAGTATGGAAGCCGCTCCAAGCCTTGGTCCTGTACAGCCTGCTTTACCATCGTGCCCACCTGAATCTGATGCTGATAACACACTCACAACAGTTGAAGACATTTGCAGCTCATTTTTTGTGGACAGTGCTGTGGAAAGCTGCTAA